One Spinacia oleracea cultivar Varoflay chromosome 4, BTI_SOV_V1, whole genome shotgun sequence DNA segment encodes these proteins:
- the LOC130459281 gene encoding uncharacterized protein: MANTNTSGSSFNLDNATKAWNWQVCSEFIFRNGVGNDTMFQPEPFNLTIRLDYCNTKYHIRPRTHWVSTYFNGYDMRSTLKQFGSNIIFSNGLMDPFSSFGVLEDISKTVVAITTEKGSHCLDFYDPRHDDPKWLNHQRKKEMKIISRWVKESHSSSNSPLVLFIWFSFSLVFTFLI, translated from the exons ATGGCTAATACCAACACAAGTGGAAGCTCGTTTAACCTTGATAATGCAACAAAAGCGTGGAACTGGCAG GTTTGTAGCGAGTTTATATTTCGTAATGGTGTTGGAAATGATACTATGTTTCAACCGGagcccttcaatttgacaataagACTTGACTATTGTAATACAAAGTATCACATTCGTCCACGTACTCATTGGGTTTCAACCTATTTTAACGGATAC GATATGCGATCAACTCTCAAACAATTTGGGAGtaatataatattttcaaaTGGGCTTATGGACCCATTTAGTTCATTCGG GGTGTTGGAAGATATTTCAAAAACCGTAGTGGCTATAACAACGGAAAAAG GGTCTCATTGCTTGGATTTCTACGATCCACGCCACGACGATCCTAAGTGGCTTAATCACCAACGGAAGAAGGAGATGAAGATAATTTCCAGATGGGTTAAAGAAAGTCATTCATCTTCCAACAGTCCCCTAGTTTTGTTTATATGGTTTAGTTTTAGCCTTGTTTTTACATTTTTAATTTGA